A genomic window from Flavobacterium johnsoniae includes:
- a CDS encoding DUF6660 family protein, protein MKWIAIILSVYLMALSNMPCADMEVNSAMHKTAQFSSEENHSHDKENDLCSPFCACNCCGVQILSYQTPITFEFPKACNPISIQLPSYNSVLASNFYGSIWQPPQLV, encoded by the coding sequence ATGAAATGGATAGCAATTATACTGTCAGTTTATTTGATGGCACTTTCAAATATGCCTTGTGCAGATATGGAAGTGAATAGTGCTATGCATAAAACAGCCCAATTTTCTTCAGAAGAGAATCATTCACATGACAAAGAAAATGATTTGTGTTCGCCTTTCTGTGCTTGTAATTGCTGTGGTGTTCAAATTTTAAGTTATCAAACTCCGATAACTTTTGAATTTCCAAAAGCTTGCAATCCAATTTCAATTCAATTACCAAGTTATAATTCTGTTCTAGCTTCTAATTTCTACGGAAGCATTTGGCAACCGCCTCAGTTAGTATAA